The following coding sequences are from one Mastomys coucha isolate ucsf_1 unplaced genomic scaffold, UCSF_Mcou_1 pScaffold9, whole genome shotgun sequence window:
- the Msmb gene encoding beta-microseminoprotein — MKARLGSLLFLATMVIASKAECTIDKRFPNQTSDECVDAEGGKHFLNTSWKKNCSWCLCEKTSITCCSKIARPVRYDKDKCDEQFHPENCTYTVVERMNPGKTCRVHSWIM; from the exons ATG AAAGCTCGGCTGGGTAGCCTCCTATTCCTTGCCACCATGGTGATAGCATCCAAAGCAGAATGCACTATTGACAAGAGATTTCCAAACCAAACGTCTGATG AATGCGTGGATGCTGAGGGTGGCAAGCATTTCCTCAACACTTCCTGGAAGAAGAACTGTTCGTGGTGTTTATGTGAGAAAACGTCCATCACCTGTTGTAGCAA GATTGCTAGGCCTGTGAGATATGACAAAGACAAGTGTGATGAACAATTCCATCCAGAGAACTGCACCTATACTGTGGTGGAACGGATGAACCCAGGAAAGACCTGTCGAGTCCATAGCTGGATAATGTAA